The Candidatus Woesearchaeota archaeon DNA segment GTAAACGCTAAACTACAATGAGTAAAGGAACAGCAGCACAAGGAAAACACTCAGGAAAGAAAACCCACATCACTTGCAGAAGATGTGGAGGTCATACCTATCACGCATCCCACAAAAAATGTGCTAAATGTGGTTATGGTGCTTCAGCCAAGATGAGAAGTTACTCTTGGCAGAAGAA contains these protein-coding regions:
- a CDS encoding 50S ribosomal protein L37e; translated protein: MSKGTAAQGKHSGKKTHITCRRCGGHTYHASHKKCAKCGYGASAKMRSYSWQK